The Mobula birostris isolate sMobBir1 chromosome 16, sMobBir1.hap1, whole genome shotgun sequence genome contains the following window.
TTGATTAAATCATGCCTGTGTTTGCCCTCCTGCTGTTTCGTAAACCTAATTTTCATTACACTTCCAGCCTGTGATCAGTTTAATAGTTACGAAAGCCCCAGTCTcgctgtggagggagggagaagaatcGGCGGCCGCCAAAGCAGACGGACGGTGCAAGCCCGTCGGCGGGTGATAATCAGAGGAAACGCTGGGCTGCTTCCAGCCACCTCCTCCTCCTGACCAGTCCAAAGGAGGCGGGCCGCCACCGGGGGCAAAACACCGGTCCTTTCCTGCTGCCGTCGACTGGTGAAAGGTCAGCCTTGCTGAGGCAAGTGGCTGGGACGGAACCGGTGACTCTCCCTTAAAGCTGCGGCTCCTGTTCTGCTGCTCCGCTCTGAGGGACCTGGTCAAGGCAGAGCAAAGCGAACCAGCACCCGTCCCCGGAGCCGCCACCGCAGCGCCCGGGCCCAGGCCGGCACCCATCCCCGGATCCCGGCACACGGAACCCGGAGCCGCCACCGCAGCGCCCGGGCCCAGGCCGGCACCCATCCCCGGATCCCGGCACACGGAACCCGGAGCCGCCACCGCAGCGCCCGGGCCCAGGCCGGCACCCATCCCCGGATCCCGGCACACGGAACCCGGAGCCGCCACCGCAGCGCCCAGGCCCAGGCCGCAGCCGCTCCCCCAGCCATGCCACGGAGCTCCCGGCTGCAGTGGTGGTTCAGTTTGGTTCCCGGGAAGAAGATTTTCGGGACCTATCGCTTCCTGCCGTGTTTCTTTGTACTGGGCGGTGTGCTGGAGTGGATAATGATAAACGTGCGCATCGGCCACGAAACATTTTGTAAGTATGATCGAGTAATCTGTGCGGCTGTGCTCGCAAAGTCCGAACACCCTGAGTGGCGAAAATACTGTTTTCAGTCGAGTCCAGGTGCCGAGAGCCGCAATTTCCGCTTCCTGGGGGAAAACACTGGCTCACCGGCCCTTTGGCCGTGTGTCTGTCTGTTTATCACGCAAACCGCCCAGTCCTGTGCGGTACTGAACGCTGAAAGAGGACTCTAAATAGTCATTCAACACCGAAACGGGCCCTGCTGTCCACAGTCCCCATCTAGTCCTATTTTATCTTAGCCTATTTGGTGCATATCCTGCTAAACCTTTTCCATCCGTGTCTTTGCTCAAGTACCTTTTAGATGATCTTAATGTACATGCCTCACTCACTTCCTCTGTCACTCCTTCCATACACTGACAACTCTGGGTGTAAAGGCTGCCCTTCGGTTTCCTATTAAATTTCTCCCTTCTCACTATCTTGAATTCCCCAACCCCGGGGAAAAAGATTGTGCTTTCACCCTAGCCACGTCCCCCATGATTTTATACAATTCTGTAAGATCTAATTCTACGCTGCATCTGCAGAAAGTGCGTTCAGTGACAAGCCTTTGACAACTTTTCCCTCAAAAGGAACTGGTGGGGGAAGGTGCTGCTCATGTTCCGACGTCCTCACAACTGTTCAGGTTGAGAGCATTAAATTCCTAGGATTGAACTTCACCAAAGGGTCCAACCATGTAGAATTCACAGCCAAGGAAGCTCATCAGTGCCAGTACTTccccaggaggctaaagaaatttggcatgtcccattTGATTCTTAACAATTTTTATTGATACACAATAGAAAGCACCCTTCCACGTTGCATCATAGCTTCATACAGAAAttgctctgcctgtgaccgcaagaaactgcagtgaGTTGTGCACACAGCTCGGCGCATCACTCAAGAggcggaggaaggggcggttggctcgcaaatagaaaaagcttgtaggcagtgtgagagggaggataggcaggtgatcgagacgggatgcgctcagaccgatggtttgagatgtgtctattttaatgcaaggagcatcatgaacaaagcggatgagcttagagcatggatcagtacttggagatacaaTGTTCTCACCATTACAGATACTTATTTGGCTTccgggcaggaatggttactttgagtgccaagcttttgatgtttcagaaaggacagggagggaggcaaaggaggtggagacgtgacactgttgatcagagatagtgtcacaactgcagaaaaggaggaagtcatggagggattgtctacggagtctctgtgggtggaagttaggaacaggaagggatcaataaccctactgggtgtttttatggATTTCCCAATAGTAACaaagacattgaggagcagatagggagacggaTTCTGGAAAGGCTTAATAATAACAGGGGcgccatgggagattttaatttcccaaatatcaattggcatctccctagagcaaggggtttagatagggtggagtttgttaggtgtgttcaggaaggtttcctgacacaatatgtagataaacctacaagaggagaggctatacttgatctggtattgggaactgaacctggtcaggtgtcaggtctctcagtgggagagcattttggagatagtgatcgcaattctatctcctttaccatagcattggagagggataggaacagacaagttaggaaagcatttaattggagtaaggggaaatatgaaccTATCAGGCAGGGACTTGGaagtgtaaattgggaacagatgttctcagggaaatgtacggaagaaatgtggcaaatgttcaggggatatttgtgtggcattctgcatagttatgttccaatgagacagggaaaggatggtagggtacgggaaccgtggtgtacaaaggctgttgaaaatccagtcaagaagaaacagaaagctgacgaaaggttcaaaaaactaggtaatgatagagatctaggagattataaggctagcaggaaggagtttaagaatgaaattaggagagccagaagaggccataaAAAGGCCTCGgtgagcagaattaaggaaaaccttaaggcattctacaagcacatgaagagcaagaggataagacatgagaaaataggac
Protein-coding sequences here:
- the LOC140211262 gene encoding ubiquinol-cytochrome c reductase complex assembly factor 5; translated protein: MPRSSRLQWWFSLVPGKKIFGTYRFLPCFFVLGGVLEWIMINVRIGHETFYDVYRRKRSEQQYQQKLEALSTNENHLASK